Proteins from a genomic interval of Agromyces sp. Leaf222:
- a CDS encoding APC family permease — MTTPTAGAAVPTDPTPTKGLAIGKLGLWGSTVIGIASTAPLFSLAATLGYVIIAVGAQAPVAFILAFVPMLFTAFAYRELNNDVPDCGTVFTWAAKAFGPRTGWMAGWSIAVAGVLVMANLAEIASVYLLGLIGDGSLSDDRFIVTAFGCIIIAAMTWISLRGVEIGERMQQVLLAIQYLAMAAFVVGCLIGFFGGTAPDPTPVSLDWFNPFLADGTGMVQAILLALFIYWGWDTCLALTEETKDPRRTPGRAATLSTLVLLITYVGVTVVAMMYAGLGDTGTGLANEEHADDVFSALAGMAMGPLGWFLVIAVAISALSSSQTTILPTARGTFAMGVYKALPPRFAKVHAVSKTPTFSTTLIGVVAIVYYAGMSFVSTSVLADSVLSIGLAIAFFYGIASFACIWYFRRNLFDSWRNAFYRFVFPLLGGVFMVWAFVQSAIDMANPDYGYSQLAGVGSAFLIGIGSLVLGVVLMFVWALFPGSRDYFEKRSLNRDTEVLAPE, encoded by the coding sequence ATGACCACTCCAACGGCCGGCGCCGCAGTCCCCACCGATCCCACGCCCACGAAGGGCCTCGCGATCGGCAAGCTCGGGTTGTGGGGGTCGACGGTCATCGGCATCGCCTCGACCGCACCGCTGTTCTCACTCGCGGCGACGCTCGGCTACGTCATCATCGCGGTGGGAGCGCAGGCACCCGTCGCGTTCATCCTCGCCTTCGTGCCGATGCTCTTCACCGCATTCGCGTATCGCGAACTGAACAACGACGTGCCCGACTGCGGCACCGTGTTCACCTGGGCCGCGAAGGCGTTCGGTCCGCGCACCGGCTGGATGGCCGGGTGGAGCATCGCCGTCGCCGGAGTGCTCGTCATGGCCAATCTCGCGGAGATCGCGTCGGTCTACCTGCTCGGCCTGATCGGCGACGGTTCCCTGTCGGACGACCGGTTCATCGTCACGGCCTTCGGCTGCATCATCATCGCGGCCATGACGTGGATCTCGCTCCGCGGCGTCGAGATCGGCGAGCGGATGCAGCAGGTGCTGCTCGCGATCCAGTACCTCGCCATGGCCGCCTTCGTCGTCGGATGCCTCATCGGCTTCTTCGGCGGAACAGCCCCCGATCCGACGCCCGTCTCGCTCGACTGGTTCAACCCGTTCCTCGCCGACGGCACGGGCATGGTGCAGGCGATCCTGCTCGCGCTCTTCATCTACTGGGGCTGGGACACCTGCCTCGCGCTCACCGAGGAGACGAAGGATCCGCGCCGCACCCCGGGCCGCGCAGCCACCCTGTCGACCCTCGTGCTGCTCATCACCTACGTCGGGGTCACCGTCGTGGCGATGATGTACGCCGGTCTCGGTGACACCGGCACCGGTCTCGCCAACGAGGAGCACGCCGACGACGTGTTCTCGGCCCTCGCCGGCATGGCGATGGGCCCCCTCGGCTGGTTCCTCGTGATCGCCGTCGCGATCTCGGCGCTCTCGTCGTCGCAGACGACGATCCTGCCGACCGCCCGCGGCACTTTCGCCATGGGCGTCTACAAGGCGCTGCCGCCGCGCTTCGCGAAGGTGCACGCGGTCTCGAAGACGCCGACGTTCTCGACGACCCTCATCGGCGTCGTCGCGATCGTCTACTACGCCGGCATGAGCTTCGTCTCGACGAGCGTGCTCGCCGACTCCGTGCTCTCGATCGGGCTGGCCATCGCGTTCTTCTACGGCATCGCGAGCTTCGCGTGCATCTGGTACTTCCGACGCAACCTCTTCGACAGCTGGCGCAACGCGTTCTACCGCTTCGTGTTCCCGCTGCTCGGCGGCGTGTTCATGGTCTGGGCGTTCGTGCAGTCGGCGATCGACATGGCGAACCCCGACTACGGCTACTCGCAGCTCGCGGGCGTCGGCAGCGCGTTCCTCATCGGCATCGGCTCCCTCGTGCTGGGGGTCGTGCTCATGTTCGTCTGGGCGTTGTTCCCGGGGTCGCGCGACTACTTCGAGAAGCGCTCGCTCAACCGAGACACCGAGGTGCTCGCGCCCGAGTAG
- a CDS encoding low specificity L-threonine aldolase, translated as MRSGTGWQDGSVTHERSPLHDTTIRGFASDNYSGVHPEVLAAIAAANGGHQVAYGEDAYTERLQQVFAHHFGEGVEAFPVFNGTGANVTGLQSMLPRWGAVISAKTAHINSDEGGAPERVGGMKLLTVVAPDGKLTPELIDEEAWGWGDEHRAQPLVVSITQTSELGTLYTPEEVRAIADHAHDHGMLLHMDGARLSNAAASLGLPLRAFTRDAGVDVLSFGGTKNGALGAEAIVVLNPAASDGLKYLRKLNMQLASKMRFVSAQLIALLEGDLWIQSASHANAMARRLRDALDAGIGAGELPGLGFSQPTQSNGVFAVLPVGVADRLRDRGFKFYDWDAAKGEVRWMCSFDTSEADIDAFVAGIREELAAA; from the coding sequence ATGCGTTCAGGCACGGGGTGGCAGGATGGTTCGGTGACCCACGAGCGCTCCCCCCTCCATGACACCACCATTCGTGGTTTCGCCTCCGACAACTACTCCGGCGTGCATCCCGAGGTGCTCGCGGCGATCGCCGCGGCCAACGGCGGACACCAGGTCGCCTACGGCGAAGACGCCTACACCGAGCGCCTGCAGCAGGTCTTCGCCCACCACTTCGGCGAGGGCGTCGAGGCCTTCCCGGTCTTCAACGGCACGGGCGCGAACGTCACCGGGCTGCAGTCGATGCTGCCGCGCTGGGGCGCCGTGATCTCGGCCAAGACCGCGCACATCAACTCCGACGAGGGCGGTGCGCCCGAGCGCGTCGGCGGCATGAAGCTGCTCACCGTCGTCGCGCCCGATGGCAAGCTCACTCCCGAGCTCATCGACGAAGAGGCCTGGGGCTGGGGCGACGAGCACCGCGCACAACCGCTCGTGGTCTCGATCACGCAGACCTCCGAGCTCGGCACGCTGTACACACCCGAAGAGGTGCGGGCCATCGCCGACCACGCGCACGACCACGGCATGCTCCTGCACATGGACGGCGCCCGGCTCTCGAACGCGGCCGCGTCGCTCGGTCTCCCGCTCCGCGCCTTCACGCGCGATGCCGGTGTCGACGTGCTGAGCTTCGGCGGCACGAAGAACGGCGCGCTCGGCGCCGAGGCGATCGTGGTGCTGAACCCCGCGGCATCCGATGGCCTGAAGTACCTGCGCAAGCTCAACATGCAACTCGCCTCGAAGATGCGCTTCGTCTCGGCGCAACTCATCGCCCTGCTCGAGGGCGACCTGTGGATCCAGAGCGCCTCGCACGCCAACGCAATGGCCCGCCGCCTGCGCGACGCCCTCGACGCCGGCATCGGCGCGGGGGAGCTGCCCGGCCTCGGGTTCAGCCAGCCCACGCAGTCGAACGGCGTGTTCGCGGTGCTGCCCGTCGGCGTCGCCGATCGCCTGCGCGATCGCGGCTTCAAGTTCTACGACTGGGATGCCGCGAAGGGCGAGGTGCGCTGGATGTGCTCGTTCGACACGAGCGAGGCCGACATCGACGCGTTCGTCGCCGGCATCCGCGAGGAGCTCGCCGCGGCGTAG